A window of Methylomonas sp. 11b genomic DNA:
CAGGGGTTATTGTGATAGCTAGGCGTAAGGACGGTTATTTCCTTTCCGCCCTGCAAGGGCATGAGGGCCTGGCGATTAACGACGAGCCCTTGGGCGACCGCACCGTGCAGTTGCAACGCAACGATGTGATTGTCGTTGACAGTACCTCAATGCAATTTTTCTTGGATTAAGCGTATGACATTTGAAAAAAACGATGATAAACGCCGTTTTCACAGGATTTTTTACCATACAGGGGCTGTTTTAACCGGTTCGGGTCAAACCTATCCTTGCAAAATTATCGATCTGTCCTTGCGCGGTTGTCTGTTGGATTTAGAGCAGCCCTTAGCCGGTCAGGCCGATGCTTTATATTCCTTGAAATTCGATTTATCCGAAGAAATCAGTATTAGTATGGAAGTGGCGGCAACCCATGCCGATGCCAACAGGGTGGGTTTTAAGTGTGTGCATATCGATATAGACAGCATTTCCAACTTACGCCGATTGGTGGAACTCAACCTGGGCGATAGCGAGCTGCTGGAGCGGGAGTTGGCGGCCTTGGGTGATTTGGCTGAACACGCCGATCATTGATCGAGATTGTTGCTTCGATAAAGTCAGCTCAATCCCGCCAGCCAAAGTCTAAAACG
This region includes:
- a CDS encoding PilZ domain-containing protein, whose protein sequence is MTFEKNDDKRRFHRIFYHTGAVLTGSGQTYPCKIIDLSLRGCLLDLEQPLAGQADALYSLKFDLSEEISISMEVAATHADANRVGFKCVHIDIDSISNLRRLVELNLGDSELLERELAALGDLAEHADH